In a genomic window of Magnolia sinica isolate HGM2019 chromosome 14, MsV1, whole genome shotgun sequence:
- the LOC131225657 gene encoding LOB domain-containing protein 4-like, whose amino-acid sequence MKTRPCMASRSSSKTNVPCAGCKLLRRRCTKDCIFVPHFPSTEPEKFAGVHRIFGASNVSKMLQDIPAHHRGDAVSSMVYEANARLKDPIYGCVASIASLQTQVSQLQSELAMALAETMTLRAQLSEALSAIACATTQTMDVMEDDTCRASVTLGQAYSHEPMIDFPHLVEYSNML is encoded by the exons ATGAAGACGAGACCGTGCATGGCGTCTAGGTCGAGTTCCAAGACCAACGTGCCGTGTGCTGGGTGCAAGCTGCTACGGAGACGGTGCACCAAGGACTGCATTTTCGTGCCGCATTTCCCGTCGACTGAGCCAGAGAAGTTTGCTGGGGTGCACCGGATCTTCGGTGCTAGTAATGTCAGCAAGATGTTGCAG GACATTCCAGCCCACCACAGAGGAGATGCTGTTAGTAGCATGGTTTATGAAGCTAATGCAAGGCTCAAGGATCCAATCTATGGTTGTGTTGCATCCATTGCTTCTCTTCAGACCCAAGTCTCTCAATTACAATCTGAGCTAGCCATGGCTCTTGCAGAGACCATGACACTGAGGGCCCAGTTATCCGAGGCCTTATCGGCCATCGCTTGTGCGACCACTCAAACAATGGATGTCATGGAAGACGACACATGTCGAGCATCCGTGACACTGGGCCAGGCCTACTCTCATGAGCCCATGATTGATTTTCCACACCTTGTAGAATATTCTAATATGTTGTAA